The Candidatus Koribacter versatilis Ellin345 genome has a segment encoding these proteins:
- the treS gene encoding maltose alpha-D-glucosyltransferase — protein MDLISTQTWFKDAIIYEVHVRAFYDSVTDGIGDFGGITQKLDYLEDLGVTAVWLLPFYPSPLKDDGYDIADYNNVHPSYGSLREFQRFLREAHRRGIRVITELVLNHTSDQHIWFQRSRRAEPGSRWRNFYVWSDTPDRYQDARIIFKDFETSNWTWDPIAKAYFWHRFYSHQPDLNWENPEVREAMFDAMDFWFDMGVDGMRLDAVPYLYEREGTNCENLIETHGALRELRKHLDEKYKDKMLLAEANQWPEDAVAYFGKGDECHMAFHFPLMPRLFMSLRMEDRYPVTDILRLTPPIPETCQWALFLRNHDELTLEMVTDEERDYMYRTYAHDRTARINLGIRRRLAPLLENDRRKIELMNALLFSLPGTPVVYYGDEIGMGDNIYLGDRNGVRTPMQWSADRNAGFSKANPQKLYLPVNIDPEYHYEAVNVESQQNNPHSLLWWMKRVIAQRTQFKAFGRGTLEFLYPSNRKVVAYIRQYEDETILVVANLSRFTQCAELDLSRFNGLAPVEIFGRARFPNITEQPYFFSLGPHAYYWFHLQPREVTHESLTTNAAAPSVPTILVESTADVFAPATRDAFFRLLPAMLVSRPWFQGKSKTIRSLDLGDAIPLPQTGAYVVLLNVDYADGDPETYLTPLSIASGEKADAILRDRPDAVLAKLDDGKRQVLLYAGVYDREFADSLLRAIVKRKRFKGEIGELVAGHTRSFRKAWENQRAGLEPNTQPGERNTVTITYGENFNLKLYRKLDAGPNPDREMEEFLTEETSFTQIPRALGWLEYRRGEEESLEQTTIGLLVGYARNATNGWTYALDTLGIFFERALAIPQNDPRLKDLTDGSVLAMANQPLPPIMGELLGSLADNMRLLGQRTADLHVALASRPDIPTFAPEPFTEFYRHSLYHGMLGQSSRAMDTLRARLRSLPTASQDDAQALINRENELRARLLRLRDTRISGTRIRHHADYQLSNIQYTGSDFLVSNFEGNPERPIGERRIKRSPLRDIASMVRSFHYVSHAVLFDQVPGIVLSRDAYPQLERWATAWYQWVSALFLKGYLERAGTAAFLPRSQEERAVLLESYTLEKALIEIEYELTHRPNWVRIPVHGILEQLH, from the coding sequence ATGGATTTGATTTCGACACAGACTTGGTTCAAAGACGCGATCATCTACGAAGTGCACGTTCGTGCTTTCTACGACAGCGTGACTGACGGCATCGGTGACTTCGGCGGTATCACCCAGAAACTCGATTACCTCGAAGACCTCGGCGTCACCGCCGTATGGCTCCTGCCCTTTTATCCGTCGCCGCTCAAGGACGACGGCTACGACATCGCCGACTACAACAACGTCCATCCGTCTTACGGATCGCTACGCGAGTTCCAGCGCTTTCTGCGAGAAGCCCATCGTCGAGGAATCCGCGTCATCACCGAGTTGGTGCTGAACCACACCTCCGATCAGCACATCTGGTTCCAGCGCTCCCGCCGCGCCGAACCCGGTAGCCGCTGGCGCAACTTCTACGTCTGGAGCGACACCCCCGATCGCTACCAGGACGCGCGGATCATCTTCAAAGACTTCGAGACCTCCAACTGGACATGGGACCCGATCGCCAAGGCCTACTTTTGGCACCGCTTCTATTCCCACCAGCCTGACTTGAACTGGGAAAACCCTGAAGTTCGCGAGGCTATGTTCGATGCCATGGACTTCTGGTTCGACATGGGCGTGGACGGCATGCGCCTTGACGCCGTTCCGTACCTTTACGAACGCGAAGGCACCAACTGCGAAAATCTCATCGAGACCCACGGTGCCCTGCGCGAACTGCGCAAGCACCTCGACGAAAAATACAAAGACAAAATGCTCCTCGCGGAAGCGAATCAGTGGCCGGAAGACGCTGTTGCCTATTTCGGTAAGGGCGATGAGTGTCACATGGCCTTCCACTTTCCGCTGATGCCGCGACTCTTTATGTCGCTGCGAATGGAAGACCGTTACCCGGTCACCGATATTCTTCGCCTCACGCCGCCTATCCCCGAGACGTGCCAGTGGGCGCTCTTCCTGCGCAATCACGACGAGCTCACCCTTGAGATGGTCACCGACGAAGAGCGCGATTATATGTACCGCACCTACGCGCACGACCGCACAGCGCGCATCAATCTCGGAATTCGCCGCCGCCTCGCGCCGCTGCTCGAAAACGATCGCCGCAAGATCGAGCTCATGAACGCGCTGCTCTTTTCGCTGCCGGGAACACCCGTTGTTTATTACGGCGACGAGATTGGCATGGGCGACAACATCTACCTCGGCGACCGCAACGGTGTTCGCACGCCGATGCAGTGGAGTGCCGATCGAAACGCCGGCTTTTCAAAAGCTAACCCGCAAAAGCTCTACCTTCCCGTCAACATCGACCCCGAATATCACTACGAGGCGGTCAACGTCGAGAGTCAGCAGAACAATCCTCACTCGCTGCTCTGGTGGATGAAACGCGTCATCGCGCAGCGCACGCAATTCAAGGCCTTCGGCCGTGGCACGCTCGAATTTCTTTATCCCAGCAATCGCAAGGTCGTCGCCTACATCCGCCAGTACGAAGACGAAACCATCCTCGTGGTCGCCAACCTCTCGCGTTTCACTCAGTGTGCCGAACTCGATCTCAGCCGCTTTAACGGTCTGGCGCCAGTCGAAATCTTTGGCCGCGCCCGGTTCCCGAACATCACTGAACAGCCTTACTTTTTCTCGCTCGGTCCACACGCGTATTACTGGTTCCACTTGCAGCCGCGCGAGGTCACGCACGAGTCGCTGACCACCAACGCCGCCGCGCCGTCGGTTCCGACAATACTGGTAGAGTCCACCGCAGACGTCTTTGCGCCCGCCACACGCGATGCCTTTTTCCGCCTTCTCCCAGCCATGCTGGTCAGCCGCCCCTGGTTCCAGGGGAAGTCGAAAACCATCCGCAGCCTCGATCTCGGCGACGCCATACCGCTTCCGCAGACCGGCGCCTACGTCGTGCTACTCAATGTTGATTACGCCGACGGCGACCCAGAAACCTATCTCACGCCTCTCTCTATCGCGAGTGGAGAAAAGGCCGATGCCATCCTCCGCGATCGTCCCGACGCGGTCCTCGCCAAGCTTGACGATGGCAAACGCCAGGTCCTGCTCTATGCCGGTGTTTATGACCGCGAATTTGCCGACTCGCTCCTCCGGGCCATCGTCAAACGCAAGCGCTTTAAAGGCGAGATTGGCGAGCTCGTGGCCGGTCACACCCGCTCCTTCCGTAAGGCTTGGGAGAACCAGCGTGCCGGCTTGGAACCGAATACTCAGCCCGGTGAACGTAATACCGTAACAATCACTTACGGAGAGAACTTTAATCTAAAGCTTTACCGTAAGCTGGATGCTGGCCCGAACCCCGATCGTGAGATGGAAGAGTTCCTGACCGAGGAAACCAGCTTTACTCAAATACCCCGAGCGCTCGGCTGGCTGGAGTACCGTCGTGGCGAAGAGGAGAGCCTCGAGCAGACCACCATCGGACTGCTCGTCGGTTACGCTCGCAACGCTACCAACGGTTGGACCTACGCCCTCGACACTCTCGGCATTTTCTTCGAGCGCGCTCTCGCCATTCCGCAAAACGACCCGCGTCTAAAGGACCTTACCGACGGTTCTGTCCTTGCCATGGCCAACCAGCCGTTGCCGCCGATCATGGGGGAACTCCTCGGCAGCCTTGCCGACAACATGCGTTTGCTTGGCCAACGCACCGCCGACTTGCACGTCGCGCTCGCCAGTCGACCCGACATCCCGACCTTCGCTCCCGAGCCGTTCACCGAGTTCTATCGCCACAGCCTGTATCACGGGATGCTCGGTCAATCGAGCCGCGCCATGGACACCCTGCGGGCTCGACTCCGTTCGCTTCCCACTGCTTCGCAGGACGACGCCCAAGCTCTGATTAATCGCGAAAATGAACTGCGCGCCAGGCTCCTGCGCCTCCGTGACACTCGAATTTCCGGCACTCGCATCCGTCACCACGCCGATTACCAACTCTCGAATATTCAATACACTGGCAGCGATTTCCTCGTGTCTAACTTTGAGGGAAATCCCGAACGTCCGATCGGCGAGCGGCGCATCAAGCGTTCCCCGTTGCGAGACATCGCAAGCATGGTGCGTTCCTTCCATTACGTCTCGCATGCCGTACTCTTCGACCAGGTACCCGGGATCGTGCTGAGCCGCGACGCCTACCCGCAATTGGAGCGCTGGGCAACCGCGTGGTACCAGTGGGTCAGCGCGTTGTTCTTGAAGGGCTACCTCGAACGCGCCGGTACTGCCGCCTTTCTGCCGCGCTCGCAGGAGGAACGCGCAGTGCTGCTTGAGTCCTATACGTTGGAGAAGGCGCTGATCGAAATCGAATACGAACTCACGCACCGGCCGAACTGGGTCCGCATTCCGGTGCATGGCATTCTCGAACAGCTCCACTGA
- the malQ gene encoding 4-alpha-glucanotransferase produces the protein MKFPRSAGILLHPTSLPGPYGIGDFGTSAYRFADFLHSAGMKIWQVLPLNPTGYGDSPYQSFSAFAGNPLLLSLDELHKQGLLSEHDLRQATFDNDGDIDFGAVIPRKFASLNKAAVAFYGKSGEANLDFQQFVAANSAWLDDYALFMAAKDAHDLVIWTKWDADLAARKPEALARWRKQLSNEIAAYKFWQFEFFRQWRALKSYANDRGIRIMGDIPIYVAHDSADVWARPDLFWLDAKGNPLKVAGVPPDYFSATGQLWGNPIYRWDLMRDNGYKWWIERFRAALTMFDLVRVDHFRGFEAYWEIPGGEPTAMHGQWVKGPGAELFEVVSTALGDLPIVAENLGVITPEVEAIRHQFGFPGMAIAQFAFSIDPMAPTFRPHNYERQLVAYTGGHDNDTMFGWWRSGVADSTRTQEEVDREHNDAAAYFGVTLDEMDRSVNWIYIRAVMMSVADTVLFPMQDVIGLGGQARMNLPGSLGRNWKWRVCKEEQRFEHAKRLDEFAKLYDR, from the coding sequence ATGAAATTTCCGCGCTCCGCCGGCATCCTGCTCCACCCGACGTCGCTGCCCGGCCCCTACGGCATCGGCGACTTCGGCACCAGCGCCTATCGCTTCGCCGACTTTCTGCACTCGGCCGGCATGAAGATCTGGCAGGTGCTGCCGTTAAACCCCACAGGTTACGGCGACTCTCCGTACCAGTCGTTCTCGGCCTTCGCTGGAAATCCTCTTCTTCTCAGTCTCGACGAACTGCACAAGCAAGGCCTGCTCAGCGAGCATGACCTCCGCCAGGCGACCTTCGACAACGATGGCGACATCGATTTCGGCGCGGTCATTCCGCGCAAATTCGCCTCCCTCAACAAAGCGGCCGTCGCCTTTTATGGAAAATCCGGCGAGGCCAATCTCGACTTCCAGCAATTCGTTGCCGCCAATTCTGCGTGGCTCGATGATTACGCGCTCTTCATGGCCGCTAAAGACGCCCACGATCTCGTCATCTGGACCAAGTGGGACGCTGATCTCGCCGCCCGTAAGCCGGAAGCGCTGGCTAGATGGCGCAAGCAGCTCTCTAACGAAATCGCGGCCTACAAGTTCTGGCAATTCGAATTCTTCCGCCAATGGCGCGCCTTGAAGTCTTATGCCAACGATCGCGGCATCCGCATCATGGGTGACATCCCCATCTACGTCGCACACGACAGCGCCGACGTTTGGGCGCGTCCCGATCTCTTCTGGCTCGACGCGAAAGGGAACCCGCTGAAGGTCGCCGGCGTTCCCCCCGACTACTTCAGCGCCACCGGCCAGCTCTGGGGAAATCCGATCTATCGCTGGGACCTGATGCGCGACAACGGCTACAAGTGGTGGATCGAGCGCTTCCGCGCCGCGCTCACCATGTTCGACCTCGTCCGAGTGGACCACTTCCGAGGCTTCGAGGCCTACTGGGAGATCCCGGGCGGCGAGCCCACCGCCATGCATGGCCAATGGGTGAAAGGCCCCGGCGCCGAACTCTTCGAGGTCGTGAGCACTGCGCTCGGCGATCTCCCGATCGTCGCCGAGAACCTTGGCGTCATAACGCCTGAGGTCGAAGCTATCCGTCACCAGTTTGGATTCCCGGGCATGGCGATTGCGCAGTTCGCCTTCAGCATTGATCCCATGGCGCCCACGTTCCGTCCGCACAATTACGAACGCCAACTCGTGGCCTACACCGGCGGCCACGACAACGACACCATGTTCGGCTGGTGGCGCTCCGGCGTCGCCGACAGCACCCGCACCCAGGAAGAGGTCGACCGCGAGCACAACGACGCCGCAGCCTATTTCGGCGTCACCCTCGACGAAATGGACCGCAGCGTCAACTGGATATACATCCGCGCCGTCATGATGTCCGTCGCCGACACCGTCCTCTTTCCCATGCAGGACGTCATCGGCCTCGGCGGCCAGGCCCGCATGAATCTCCCCGGCAGCCTCGGTCGTAACTGGAAATGGCGCGTGTGCAAGGAAGAACAACGTTTCGAACATGCGAAGCGCCTCGATGAGTTCGCCAAACTCTACGACCGCTAG
- the glnD gene encoding [protein-PII] uridylyltransferase, with the protein MTNVVPVPSNDPTIGPGGTYEDLPVKELYRRESARIQQKFEETRHGPAVLEARTALVDDVIQRLWNTHLASAYPKGVGVVAIGGYGRSSLFPHSDIDLLFLCEKPETPDLKAKIRALCQELWDMRMRLSPTTKTVDDCSKFDSNNAEGTIALMDARYVAGEAQLPEFLRGKILPATIVSESHTILEQLIEVNNERKAKYSNTIFHLEPDLKDCVGGLRDYHLGCWAAQIHGLIKEGTWIDPMEYLPKSLRGQTERAVEFLDSVRCFLHYRSGRDDNKLSWDAQEEAAKLGMGDQAATAAEWMRSYFRHARVLDRFAGTMIENAASQKPTLFKQIQNWRSRASNADFTVVNGRVRLQQPGAIDDPDVMMRSFEFVAEHGVPLSASVEHKIEENLPQVAKNELPVIDWWRHLGSILIRPHAGAALRAMQRVGLLNVIFPEFANIESLVLRDLYHQYTVDEHTFIAIDALHQLSDSQSEVESRFLALLDEIEQPELLVLAILLHDIGKGIESDDHVKTGVELARKRLETVGITHRDAETVCFLIAAHLEASLAMRRDIFDIANIRDLANRVGTQDRLKMLILLTYADIKAVNRHALTPWKADNLWQLYIATANFLSHSVDEERYHANAEDEQLGRIRLLAPQLGKKLKRFLEGIPQRYMSIHSAEEIAAHIEMASKVSGSGVQLKLNRQGQLFLLTVAMQDRPMIFCNIAGALAAWGMNIVKADAFANGAGMVLDTFYFADQFRTLELNMEEWTRFQESITDVLSGKVSLETLMKRRRNDVKGPKATIETKLLFDDQCSSRSTLLEVVTPDRPGLLYEISAELAKLTCNIEAALIDTEGRTAIDVFYLTHQGKKLEKTLQEKLQKALAATMATSRG; encoded by the coding sequence ATGACGAACGTGGTCCCGGTGCCCTCTAACGATCCGACGATCGGCCCTGGCGGAACGTACGAAGACCTGCCTGTAAAAGAGTTGTATCGCCGCGAGTCGGCGCGCATCCAGCAGAAGTTCGAGGAAACGCGCCACGGGCCAGCCGTGCTCGAAGCGCGGACTGCGCTGGTGGATGACGTCATCCAGCGGTTGTGGAATACGCATCTTGCGAGCGCGTATCCGAAGGGCGTAGGTGTGGTCGCGATCGGTGGCTACGGGCGCAGTTCCCTGTTTCCCCACTCCGATATTGACCTGCTGTTTCTCTGCGAGAAGCCGGAAACTCCTGACTTGAAGGCGAAGATCCGCGCACTGTGCCAGGAGTTGTGGGACATGCGCATGCGGTTGAGTCCGACAACGAAGACGGTTGACGATTGCAGCAAGTTTGATTCGAACAACGCCGAAGGCACGATTGCCCTGATGGACGCGCGCTACGTGGCGGGTGAAGCGCAACTGCCCGAGTTTCTGCGCGGCAAGATTTTGCCGGCGACGATAGTGAGCGAGTCGCACACGATCCTGGAACAGTTGATCGAGGTCAACAACGAACGCAAGGCGAAGTACTCGAATACGATCTTCCACCTTGAGCCAGACCTGAAGGATTGCGTCGGCGGGCTGCGCGATTACCACCTGGGGTGCTGGGCGGCGCAGATTCACGGATTGATTAAGGAGGGTACGTGGATCGATCCGATGGAGTACCTGCCGAAATCGCTGCGTGGACAGACGGAGCGCGCGGTGGAGTTCCTGGATTCGGTGCGCTGCTTCCTGCACTACCGGTCGGGACGCGACGATAACAAGCTCTCGTGGGACGCGCAGGAGGAAGCGGCAAAGCTCGGCATGGGCGACCAGGCAGCCACCGCCGCGGAGTGGATGCGTAGCTACTTCCGCCATGCGCGGGTGCTCGACCGCTTCGCGGGAACGATGATCGAGAACGCAGCGTCGCAGAAGCCGACGCTGTTCAAACAAATCCAGAACTGGCGATCGCGGGCATCGAATGCGGACTTCACGGTGGTGAATGGCCGCGTGCGGTTGCAGCAGCCGGGTGCGATTGACGATCCCGACGTAATGATGCGGAGCTTCGAGTTTGTGGCGGAGCATGGGGTACCGCTGTCGGCGAGCGTGGAACACAAGATCGAAGAGAACCTGCCGCAAGTAGCGAAAAATGAGCTACCGGTGATCGACTGGTGGAGGCACCTGGGGTCGATCCTGATTCGTCCGCATGCGGGCGCGGCTTTGCGTGCGATGCAGCGCGTGGGATTGCTGAACGTCATCTTCCCGGAGTTCGCGAATATCGAGTCGCTGGTGCTGCGCGATCTGTATCACCAGTACACGGTGGATGAACACACGTTTATCGCGATTGACGCGCTGCATCAGCTCAGCGATTCGCAGTCGGAGGTCGAGAGCCGATTCCTCGCGTTGCTGGATGAGATTGAGCAACCCGAGCTACTGGTGCTGGCGATTCTGCTGCACGACATCGGCAAAGGCATCGAGAGCGATGACCACGTGAAGACGGGAGTTGAACTGGCGCGCAAGCGGCTGGAGACGGTCGGCATTACGCATCGCGATGCGGAGACGGTGTGCTTCCTGATCGCGGCGCATCTTGAAGCATCGCTGGCGATGCGGCGCGATATTTTCGACATTGCCAACATCCGCGATCTGGCGAACCGAGTGGGCACGCAGGACCGCCTGAAGATGCTCATCCTGCTGACCTATGCCGACATCAAGGCGGTGAACCGGCACGCGCTGACGCCGTGGAAGGCCGATAACCTGTGGCAGCTTTACATTGCGACGGCGAACTTCCTGTCGCACTCGGTCGATGAAGAGCGCTACCACGCCAATGCGGAAGATGAGCAATTGGGACGCATCCGGCTGCTCGCGCCGCAGTTGGGCAAAAAGCTCAAGCGCTTCCTGGAAGGAATTCCGCAGCGCTATATGAGCATTCATTCCGCGGAGGAGATCGCAGCGCACATCGAGATGGCGTCGAAGGTCTCGGGCAGCGGCGTGCAGTTGAAGTTAAACCGGCAGGGGCAGCTCTTCCTGCTGACCGTGGCGATGCAAGACCGGCCGATGATCTTCTGCAACATTGCAGGTGCGCTGGCGGCATGGGGCATGAACATCGTGAAGGCCGATGCGTTCGCCAACGGCGCGGGGATGGTGCTCGACACGTTCTACTTCGCTGACCAGTTCCGCACTCTCGAGCTCAACATGGAAGAGTGGACGCGCTTCCAGGAGAGCATCACCGATGTGTTGAGCGGCAAGGTGTCGCTTGAGACGCTGATGAAGCGGCGTCGCAACGATGTGAAGGGGCCGAAGGCGACCATCGAGACAAAACTACTGTTCGATGATCAGTGTTCGAGCCGCAGTACGTTGCTGGAGGTGGTGACGCCGGACCGTCCGGGGCTGCTGTATGAGATCAGCGCGGAATTGGCAAAGCTCACGTGCAATATCGAGGCGGCGTTGATTGATACCGAAGGGCGCACGGCGATCGACGTGTTCTATCTGACGCATCAGGGCAAGAAGTTGGAGAAGACGCTGCAGGAGAAGCTGCAGAAGGCGTTGGCGGCGACGATGGCGACCAGCAGGGGCTGA
- a CDS encoding P-II family nitrogen regulator: protein MTKVEAVIQPSKLDAVKDALLAIGIDGMTVLEARGHGRQKGHTEFYRGREYTVDLLPKIKIELVVPDERTEEVVKAIADASRTGKIGDGKIFLSRIDDAIRIRNDERGPGAL, encoded by the coding sequence ATGACGAAAGTGGAAGCCGTAATACAGCCTTCGAAACTTGATGCGGTGAAAGATGCACTGCTCGCGATCGGGATTGATGGCATGACGGTTCTAGAAGCCCGCGGCCACGGGCGACAAAAGGGACATACCGAGTTCTACCGCGGCCGCGAATACACAGTTGACCTCCTGCCGAAGATCAAGATCGAGCTGGTGGTGCCGGACGAGCGCACGGAGGAAGTGGTGAAAGCCATTGCCGATGCGTCGCGAACCGGCAAGATCGGCGACGGCAAAATTTTCCTCTCGCGCATTGACGATGCCATAAGGATTCGCAATGACGAACGTGGTCCCGGTGCCCTCTAA
- a CDS encoding ammonium transporter, with translation MRRVVAKLLLGLTLLAFAAPLVSAQTAATPPDRIAQLEAKVTDAKNSADNAWMLVCAALVLMMTAPGLALFYGGLVRKKNVLATMLQSFSMMAIITVLWALILYSLAFGSGSSFIGGWHNAFLHGVGLAPDTDYAPTIPAQTFMIYQLMFAIITPALITGAFAERMKFSAMAVFMVLWSLIVYAPMAHMVWGKGGLLNASLGGRFPTLDFAGGTVVHITSGVSALVCALYLGKRIGYPKEPMPPHSVVLSFIGAGLLWVGWFGFNAGSALSAGTLATSAFVATHFGAAAAVIGWSAAEWLHNGKPTTLGAISGAVAGLVAITPAAGFVSPMSALFIGLLAGAFCFTMVAFAKAKFGYDDSLDAFGVHGAGGTLGAILTGVFASSAINPMFKDARGNPLPSGFIEGNYRQLLNQGVGVVIAWSLAIVGTLAILFLVDKLIGLRVSEEHEVAGLDISLHGEEGYYWEASMSQNS, from the coding sequence ATGCGTCGAGTGGTTGCGAAACTTCTTCTCGGTCTAACCTTGCTCGCTTTCGCTGCGCCGCTGGTGAGCGCGCAAACCGCTGCAACGCCTCCAGATCGAATCGCTCAACTAGAAGCCAAAGTTACCGATGCCAAGAATTCGGCGGACAACGCCTGGATGCTGGTTTGCGCCGCCCTGGTACTGATGATGACTGCGCCGGGACTGGCGCTGTTCTATGGTGGCCTGGTGCGCAAAAAGAACGTGCTGGCGACGATGCTGCAGAGCTTCTCGATGATGGCGATCATCACCGTTCTGTGGGCGTTGATCTTGTATAGCCTGGCGTTCGGCTCGGGAAGTTCGTTCATCGGCGGCTGGCACAACGCGTTTTTGCACGGCGTGGGGCTGGCCCCCGACACGGATTATGCGCCGACCATTCCGGCGCAGACGTTCATGATTTACCAGCTGATGTTCGCGATCATTACGCCGGCGCTGATCACCGGCGCATTCGCGGAACGGATGAAGTTCAGCGCGATGGCAGTGTTCATGGTGCTGTGGTCTCTGATTGTTTACGCACCGATGGCGCACATGGTTTGGGGGAAGGGCGGACTGCTGAACGCTTCGCTGGGCGGCAGGTTCCCGACCCTGGATTTCGCGGGTGGAACGGTGGTGCACATAACTTCCGGTGTCTCGGCACTGGTGTGCGCGCTGTATCTCGGGAAGCGTATTGGATATCCGAAGGAGCCGATGCCGCCGCATAGCGTGGTGCTGAGCTTTATTGGCGCAGGATTGCTTTGGGTGGGCTGGTTTGGATTTAACGCGGGCAGTGCGCTATCGGCGGGAACGCTGGCGACGAGCGCGTTTGTGGCGACCCACTTTGGCGCGGCGGCGGCGGTGATTGGCTGGTCGGCGGCAGAGTGGCTCCACAACGGCAAGCCGACTACGCTGGGCGCGATCTCGGGCGCGGTGGCGGGGCTGGTGGCGATTACACCGGCGGCGGGCTTCGTCAGCCCTATGTCAGCGCTGTTTATCGGCCTGCTGGCAGGTGCCTTCTGCTTCACGATGGTCGCCTTCGCGAAAGCGAAGTTCGGCTATGACGATTCGCTGGACGCCTTCGGCGTACACGGCGCGGGCGGAACGCTCGGTGCAATCCTGACTGGCGTGTTCGCGTCGAGCGCGATCAACCCGATGTTCAAGGATGCGAGGGGCAATCCCCTACCCTCGGGTTTCATCGAAGGCAATTATCGCCAGCTATTGAACCAGGGCGTGGGCGTGGTGATTGCGTGGAGCCTGGCTATCGTGGGAACACTCGCGATTCTGTTCCTGGTGGACAAATTGATCGGCCTGCGCGTGAGTGAAGAACACGAGGTTGCAGGACTGGATATTTCGCTGCACGGCGAAGAGGGCTATTACTGGGAAGCTTCCATGAGTCAAAATTCGTAG